ATGGCTTCAAGTGTTTGCAGAATTTTATCCTTTACTGGAGGAACTCAGGTTGAAAAGAATGACAGTTAGTGATGCCAGTTTGGAGTTCTTAGCGACATCGTTTTTAGAATTTCGAGCTTTATCTCTGGCCAGCTGTGATGGTTTTAGTACTGATGGTCTGGAGGCAATTGCAACTCATTGCAAGTAAGACTTTAGGATTATCTATATACTTGTTTTTATGAGTTTTAAGATCTGCATATGGACGAAATGGATGTGAAGTTCTTTATATGTTAATATTATATCCTATTAAAAATCTTGTGTAGAAATTTGGTAAATGTACATATGCGATCTCTTTTGCTCTGTAATTCACTCCGCTTCCTTTGTGTTGTCGAACTATTATGGGCTATGGCTATAAAGCAGGGGCATTCACTTCCCACTTAATTCTTTTTTCCTCTATATCATTATATGTAGAAATTTAGCTAAACAAATTTGGTTTAAATATTTATCAAGCCTCTGGAGTTCCGCGTAAATTTAAATATATTTGGTCTTTTTGCCTACTATCATTTATTTTACCTTTCTATTTGATTGTTGTAATGTAAAGGGTAAAGAAGTGTGTAACAGAGGAATGCAGGTAGCGTTTTATGAAAACAGTAGGGATGTGAGACAAATTTCATTCATCTATATAGTACCTCAAGTCTACAATGCAATACTGTTAATTTGATGTGGACTTTCGAGTTAGTGTTAATACAGTATTTATGGTGTCTCATTGCTTACCAACTTGTCCTGCTGCAGTGCTGCTATCATGCTTAACTCCTACATTCTTCGTTTTGATGCAGTTATTTCTATTCTTTTTGTTACTAATGTGGTTCTCCAGTTCATCATATATTACCTCACTAGTTATCTACTTTTCGAATAACACTTCCTTCATCTAGAGCATGCTCGATCTCTAATTTTCAGTCCAATTGGCAGGGCCTTGACTGAGCTTGACATACAGGAAAATGATATGGATGATGTTAGTGGGGATTGGTTAAGTTATTTTCCTGAAGATTTCGTGTCCCTGGAAGTGCTAAACTTTTCCAGCCTGAACAGTGATGTTAGTTTTGATGTCCTTGAAGACCTTGTTTGCAGGTGCAAATCATTGAGGGTTTTGAAGGTTAACAAGAATATTACCCTCGAACAATTGGAAAAGCTGCTAATATGGACTCCGCAACTGATGGAGCTTGGTACTGGTTCTTTCTATCAAGAGCTTGTCCCCCACCAGTTCCGAATGCTTGAAATTGCATTTGAAAAATGCAAGAACCTAAGCACCCTCTCAGGTTTATGGGAAGCTACTTCTCACAATCTCGCAGTCCTGTTTCCTATCTGTGCCAGACTGACTTTCTTAAATCTCAGCTATGTAAATCTGCAAAGTGCTGCACTTACCGAGCTTATTGCTCACTGCTCAAATTTACGACGCCTCTGGGTACAAACTTCTCTCTTCTTATATCCTCTTCAGTTTAATTACTAACATTTCAATGTGATTTgacatattttatttattcaaaaaaaagaACAAATCTACTGTAGTTGATCACCATTCATGAGATCGGACATTGCAATCCTCATGTCGGAAGGCATATATTCACACAGTGACCATTAAAATTGACATGTACTCAAGATGTACTATTAAAAACTCATTAAAAAGATCACGATGTTTTATATTTAAAATGAATCTAATAAACTTAAAATATTGTTCCAATCTATGGGGATCAAGGATATGATTAAATAGTTGTTATGTTGATTAGATTTTTAATTGTTTTTGCAACAATTGTGTATTGGTAAATAATTAGAGCTTGAAATTTTCTAACTAACTTCTGTACAGGTTTTGGACACGGTGGAAGACAAGGGCTTAGAAGCTGTGGGATCTTGCTGTCCTTTGCTCGAGGAACTAAGGGTCTTTCCTGCAGGTCCCTTCGACCAGGATATGAATTATGGGGTAACTGAATCAGGCCTTGTGGCTGTATCTAATGGATGCCGAAGACTTAAATATGTTCTCTACTTCTGCATGCAAATGACTAATGATGCTGTCTCAACTGTTGTCCAGAATTGCCCTGATTTTACTCACTTTCGCCTCTGCATAATGAAACCATGCCAGCCAGATTATGTTACAGGTGAACCAATGGATGAGGCATTTGGTGCAGTGGTAAAGTCATGCACCAAGCTTGAGAGACTTTCTTTGTCTGGACTATTGACAGACTTGACCTTTGAGTATATTGGAAAATATGCCAAAAAATTGGAAATACTTTCTGTGGCTTTTGCTGGAAGTAGTGATTTGGGAATGCAGCTAGTGTTGGAGGGCTGTCCAATGCTGAGGAAACTTGAGATAAGAGATTGCCCTTTTGGAGATGCAGCATTGCTTTCAGGTTTGGAAAAGTATGAATCAATGCGGTCTCTGTGGATGTCAACTTGTAATCTGACAGTGAATGGCTGCAAAGAATTGGCAAAGGAAATGCCACAATTAAATGTTGAAGTAATAAAAGATGAAGAGAATGATGAGGTGGCCGATAAAGTTTATGTATATCGGTCGCTAGCAGGTCCAAGAAGTGATGCACCACCTTTTGTAGTCTCTCTCTGAACTATGGAAAGCAATTCTTGGTAGCTTTTTAGCTAGATTTTAAGAAAGTTCAGTTCCAATTTCGATAAAATTTGCAATGGTCAAGCCTATTAGAAGTGAAGACTCTACTTCAGACACGCAGTTAAAAATTTGTGAAGTTTGGAACTACTGTCATTGTTGTAGAAGCAGCATAGCTGGGGTATTGACTCAAGCGAGCTAGGTTAAAGCTGTTTTTACACACTGAAGTTCATTTCTTTGTTTGTTTTTACCGGTTTTGTAGATGAATGGTCTAagaattttatttttataggTGGAGTACATGTTAAGGTTTATGCAAAACAGAAGAATTGTTGCTTTGGTTCTGTTATTTGTTGATGCAAAGAACGCAAAATTAGGTTTCCAGAAAATTATTTGAAAGAAAATATAAACTGCAACTCAGGCGACTTCAAGATATGGATAAACAACCATTGTAATGTAATGTGTCCATTGGCTGTCAAAGAGGAGCTGTTCTTGGCTAATGACTTTGACATTTCTAATGCGTCTCGGGTCTTATTGCATAATAAAGGTAGTAAATTTTAGCATCGTATTCCAGAGTGAATCCAGCGTTTTACTTCTTCCACTTTACTTTTAACTCAAGAAAGCCCGATCAACTCCATCGCTATTTTGGGACGTGTTCTTAGAAGGTCAGTGCCCTTTTGATGAATTTTGGGGGAACGAAAGCTCATTTCCATGGGTCGTACAGCTCCGGCACCATACACGGCACATATGTGTTTAATGGTTCTTAGTGCCACAATTTTGACACTGCTTTTTAGGAGTATTTGGCACGAAGGTATAGCCATTACCTTTGTCGATTCCTATCTTTTCTTTCTCTTGGCAATGTTTTGCATCCTTCCTGGCCTCATCTTCATCAATAAATTGTTATTTGATGACCATTAAGTCTTCATCAAACTCAAGTTCTGATTTCTTGAAAATGGACTTCCCAACTCTTTGCAAAATCACATGAACTTCTTTATCATTAGAAATTCCTTTAATTTTTGTTAGATGCATCTTTCTTTTTCTTTGGCTCAAAATAATCAAAGTCAATGCCAACTTTCTCGTTAACTGTCTTGTGACAGAAAGCATTAACCGGATTAGTAGAATTCTTGAAGGCCTTAAGCTTGAGCTGATTAGTTTCAAAGCTTTTTCAATATTTTCATAACACTCAAGTTTGTTCTTAAGATACTTTACCTCTTACTTAATGCTTTCAAAATGAACTATTTTTAAACCAAATTCATAATTCGATTTCAACAACTCAATATTCTTAGCATTTAGTTTAACATTCTCTTCATTAAAAACATTTAGACTTGTGCGTATGTTAAACATTTCAACGTTAAGTTTCCTAATAGTTGACTTATATTTAGAAGGAGACATGTCAATGAAAGTCAGAATGGGTACTTGACTAGATGATTCACCAACATCTTCCTTCTACAACATAAGCCTGACTCTTTTTCTCCTTGAGCACTTCACACTTAGCTTCCAGTTCCAGGTAAGCCTTATCTTTTTTGACCTATTTTGGCACTCAGTGAAAAAATCGCTAAGTTCATTGCACTTAAATCACTTGATGGTTGACCTGTCAACACTCCCTAACTTGTATCTAGACCTCTTAACCACTTTGTTTCCTTTGTATCCACTTTCACCTTCACCAGCTCTTACTTTCAATGGCTGATTCTTCTTGAATCTTAGATTGGAAAATTTCTTTGCCATGAAAGCCATGCATTTGTTGTTCaacttctcaatctcttccatGATGTAGAAATCATCTTTACCATTCTCCTCTTCATAGCCCTTGTCATCTTTAGAACCAGACTCTTTCTCATGGATCTCTTCAATCTCTGTATTTCATGAATGTTGTGCTTTCCTCTTGATAGGATTTTCTATTAACAATTCACAAGCAATATTAGCCATAATATCTTGCTTAGCATGTATTAATCtcttttgaaataattttaactCATAGGTTTTAAAAACCCCATACAATACATCATAGCTTATCTTGGATAGATCTCTTTCTCTCAGTAAAGCGATTATATTTTCCGAATGATCTAGAAAAGTCAACAAGAACTTCATGTTCAACTCCTTAATTTCATAGATCTTGTCATGAAGGTTCAGATCATTTATCAACTAGTTAAATCTCTCAAACACTTCGGTGATGCCCTCGTTCGGTTTGGCCATGAAGGCTTCATAGTGAGACACAAGAATCTGTTTTCTGTTCACTCTTTTTTCCTTAGTGACTTGACATAAAACCTCTATGTGATCCTAAATAAGCTTAGCATTGCTAAGATGACCAACAATGCCAAACATATCCACATCTATAAAATTACGGGTTATAAGCTGAAGACATTCATCCAAAGCTACTTTCTTCTTTTCAGTCTCATTGTATTGTGTTGGATCTTTTGGAACAAACCTAGGTAGAATGACTGTTGTTCCTTGAGTGGACTCAACAATCTCTGTCTGAAGGATAAATAGACCAAATCTCAGTATGTCCAAATACAAAGGATTAGAAACCTTGATGAAaaatatcatctttttcttccacaaAGCATAGTGCTCTCTATCAAATTTAAGGATCTTGATATTGCTCAAATTTAAGGATCTTTGACTGTATATATGTTTACATCCTGCTCGGATACAACTTGTAATAAAATAAGGATCTCAAAACTAGGCAGGGGTGAATGACTAGTTTAAAAATCTTTCGGAGTGTTTTTGAAACTGGAACTTGATTCAATGAATATCAGACTATTGGAAAATAAAGCATGGAAAACACTGAAATATTTGGGTTAATTTACTTTACATAAGATATTAAGAAGTCGATGCTACAGCTCCACGGAAATGATGGTATTTTTCTTGGATTCTTCTCAAAAATAAATTCTCAATTTTGACTTATAGAGAAACAAAAGATATTACAAGAAAATATGTTTTTTGCTTCGCACAGCTAAATATAAGATGtgcataatataaataaaataatataatacaAGGTATGCACACCTATTCACAGTAAGCTGTCATATTCTGCAAGACAACACGTTGCAATTTTTTCAGGACCACTTTATTCCATTATATGCTCCTTATCTTTTGCTGTGTATTTCTCCTTTTCTTTCGTTAGctatatgcttgacaaatatccatAAACCACCTATATGCATGATATGCTGTGtgattctttttcttcaattcTGGTAACTGTACCTTCATTTGTCTTGTTGTGAAGGGACTAAGTAAAGATATTGTGAACTCAACTTTTGTTTGACTTCACTATACAATTCACTTTAGACTTCTCGATTCAGAGTAACTCTGGACTTCACGGTATAGTACCTTTCTTGACTTCTCGGTGTAGCACAGAGTTAGACTTCACGATGTAGTGTATATTTGAACATCACTATCTAGAAAAAAAATGGACTTCTTGACATAAATCAAATTTGAACTTCACGATACAGCTGTGAACCATACTCTACTATTTTGCATTGGTGTACTTCACTACATAGCTCTCCAGACTTCACGATATTGGACTTTGGAGGAATTCCTACAACTTATTGACTCTGAGAGTCTTCTTTCTTCAATTTTCTACTTGAAAAATTTTCATTGAACTTCTTCCAAATTGATTTATTATATATCTATTATATACAGAACTGTtgtgtaatatataatagatgatgtcaaagattactggagctattAATGTTAtcaacatctatgatctgagtatatcagaagatcagaagaaTTGAAGGCAgtaggcaagagcagaatatcaaaggatggaagatttctgaatataaaagccggctctttgtcaagttacaggatagggatgttagctagatatcctaagccagatttgctgaaactaatagaggctctaactaacaccccatcctagaagaattggaaatacttgtgcaaattaagaacataattgagaaagaatcagacagctcagtctttacttaattattgtaaactgtcaaatgtccaatgtacaagtgttgtatcagcttttgtattatcttattttcattctttaacttggggttagtcttgttaataggcataaattttttataagcaatcttctcacaaattgggggagattgttgtgcaagacatgcctgtatcataacaagactaagttatACTGATAACCTtgagattagttgtattgtaaccttaatctgtaattcatacttgtaacacttaatgtctgtaaaatgtaaatggagcagactggagcatttttctctaaacattatcaagcctaagaattctatctggaagaatatcaagaagatcatgcctcagaagaattatgaagaagtttggagttgaataaatctgtttggtgtaaaacattctaagtcaagatctctaccagtcacagaattagtgttataaagaagtcattcgagaactcaggaattgcctatcgagaactcatgAACTGTCTATCGAtaactcaggaaatgctattggagatatcgataagtcagatacccattcgagaactcagagatatcgacaagtatacattcattagagaactctgagttatcgataagccaaagtccattagagaactctgagttatcgataaaccaaaattcactagaaaactcagagttgtcgataagtcaaggcaacaatgaagtttcagagatatcgacaaggcaacatgcctatcgagatgtcgagttctctacagcttaattggagatctcgaagtgaaaaaatttctctaagtatagaattgcagaacagtttaatatccaaggttgcagatcaacaaacaattcacatagctggattgacaagtctacaaaaagcagcttgagagatgtgcaagatcaatgacaaagattaactgacagaggagattaaagtaaacacgggatgctaaagatatgctaagctagaaatggaagatttgcttttctataaatagaaatgacaagtgacagtttagaaaagctaatagcatgtttattatccactgtgtaaaccagcagttaactgagttataaagttaacactagtcctctagttaagtagaacaatctagatagaaaatcgtgtgttctctctcaagaaagaagctaagttctaaaacaagaacttagagattttgtagcaaaacactgcttgatttttaatataaaattaagtgagttttgaagatctttgttttacatatttgcacagttatttatgtttaacatctattctactaaatcattgataacaaccaactgctaaagcctaagtcgatcaaaaatcaaacatttaagccaaaacacattcaccccccctctgtgttgtattcatacctaacaagtggtatcagagcattatCTGAAAGTAAACATATTAGATCTTgaaaaaatgaatacacagaaaatcagtagtatcaagattccaccctttgataaggccaactacactttatggaaaaagaaaatgttgctgtttataagaatgaccaatcatctttacattggtatcctcaagaatgggcccttcgctcctgtagttagagttgaggaaactacatatggagatatggttattccagctcattatgctcccaaggatccttctgagtacactgaacctgaaagagagaaagtttacctagacagtgctttgcaactgatactaattgagtcacttgataatgtaatgtataataacattgtcaactatgaTACTGCTAAAcagatatgggaaaagattgaaatactttgtgaaggaactgaggaggttaggtcaaatcaaagaaggatgttgatttctcagtatgagggttttatggctaaaccaaaggagggtattactgatgtgtttgaaaggtttaataagctgataaataaATAGATATAGTTTAGATggataaaaaatttataaatattaaattacAATGATAATATCATAAAATAGAAATTTAaatcacttatatatatatacatattattattattattattattattattattattattattattatcatcatcatcatcatcatcatcatcatcattatcaaGATACTATTTATTGCATGTTTGTAACATATCAACAACAAAAAGAAACTCGTATGGCCATAAAGGGAATAATAACATTAACAATATTtacttaaaattttaaaattaatacaAGAGAGAATAAATTGAAAGCTTGAGAGAAAGTGTACGGCTAAATACTCTTTATTTATAAATACATATATTCTCTAGCAGAGCAAAGTGTATTTGGTAATTATAGGTTGATTGTTTGGCATAAATTATGGATCACAAGAATCATGTTTGGAATCCTAGATTCATGCTTGGAATCCAGTAAAGAACATAAAGACTTATATTATATAGATACTAGCTTATGGCCCGTGTAATGTACGGTCTtcattaatatttatatatttctagttctattttatataattgtattaaaaatgtatatgaataattaaatactaaataataattatataattataatttcaagttaggttcaaatagtataaatagtatatgattgatgagatcttattcataaataataatgtaaatgtttgttgttggtgaGTAAGTGTGACGGcttcaaccccggggtcaggagttgacgtcacgaaCAATAACAACCACAAGTATAATACAACCAAATTCATTATTATTACAACATTATGACCCCCTTCctaagatcttttccaggtttaagtatgatttaggctaCTCAACTATTACAATACCAAATTCATTTAAACAAGTCTGACTATTACAGCAATTCAACAGACCCACATCAGGTTTGACATGACTACCTAATAAGAACCTGATAGAGGAGAAAATGGAACTCTTCCCTGGCTATGATGGATAGGTCTCCTAGACATTTGCGTTATATATACAAGGGTGgacaatcaattgctcagcagtaccattATATGAATAACAGAGTAAAACATGTTATGCTAAACAGTTATTGGAACAGAAATCATAAAATCACTCatgaaaacaagtaaaacaggcataaactggatatcaacaactagcatactctataatatataatatcagtcgtgtgttgtgcaaaatatcagagtccaattttagcatgctctTTTCATTTCCGAATCATCTTTCTAAAACCAA
This genomic interval from Apium graveolens cultivar Ventura chromosome 8, ASM990537v1, whole genome shotgun sequence contains the following:
- the LOC141677795 gene encoding protein TRANSPORT INHIBITOR RESPONSE 1-like, with the protein product MDPSIKSTKEIEVLKQVLPLITSHKDRNSVSQVCKDFYNVERCSRTKVFIGNCYSVSPEMVARRFPNIRSVTLKGKPRFSDFNLVPENWGADVQSWLQVFAEFYPLLEELRLKRMTVSDASLEFLATSFLEFRALSLASCDGFSTDGLEAIATHCKALTELDIQENDMDDVSGDWLSYFPEDFVSLEVLNFSSLNSDVSFDVLEDLVCRCKSLRVLKVNKNITLEQLEKLLIWTPQLMELGTGSFYQELVPHQFRMLEIAFEKCKNLSTLSGLWEATSHNLAVLFPICARLTFLNLSYVNLQSAALTELIAHCSNLRRLWVLDTVEDKGLEAVGSCCPLLEELRVFPAGPFDQDMNYGVTESGLVAVSNGCRRLKYVLYFCMQMTNDAVSTVVQNCPDFTHFRLCIMKPCQPDYVTGEPMDEAFGAVVKSCTKLERLSLSGLLTDLTFEYIGKYAKKLEILSVAFAGSSDLGMQLVLEGCPMLRKLEIRDCPFGDAALLSGLEKYESMRSLWMSTCNLTVNGCKELAKEMPQLNVEVIKDEENDEVADKVYVYRSLAGPRSDAPPFVVSL